One stretch of Francisella sp. LA112445 DNA includes these proteins:
- the hemB gene encoding porphobilinogen synthase, with protein sequence MSFPISRPRRLRVSQNIRDMVAETTLNVDDLMYPIFVVHGENIKKEISSMPNQYHWSIDMLDELVERVLKAGIKSVMIFGVPKSKDLVSSENYDPNGITQQAIRKIKQLAPELVVATDVCMCSFTPHGHCGILDEDEYVDNDKTLEILEKTAVSHAEAGADIVAPSGMMDGMIIAMRQALDKANFETVSIMSYSVKYASAYYGPFRSACDSSLKGDRKTYQMDYRNKKEAIREAIADIEQGADFIMVKPALSYLDIINELNHIVDLPIAAYHVSGEYAMIKAAAQAGLVDEKAITIETLVSMKRAGAKIILTYTALDVADWIKC encoded by the coding sequence ATGAGTTTTCCAATATCACGTCCGCGTAGACTTAGAGTGTCACAAAACATTAGAGATATGGTTGCTGAAACAACCTTAAATGTTGATGATCTAATGTATCCAATATTTGTTGTGCATGGTGAGAATATTAAAAAAGAAATCTCAAGTATGCCAAATCAATACCATTGGTCTATAGATATGCTAGATGAGCTTGTTGAGAGGGTTCTTAAAGCAGGTATAAAAAGTGTTATGATATTTGGAGTACCAAAATCTAAAGATTTAGTTTCATCTGAGAACTATGATCCAAATGGTATCACGCAACAGGCAATTAGAAAAATTAAACAGCTTGCTCCAGAGCTTGTTGTTGCCACTGATGTATGTATGTGTAGCTTTACGCCGCATGGACATTGTGGAATCTTAGATGAAGATGAATATGTTGATAATGACAAAACATTAGAAATTTTAGAAAAAACAGCAGTGTCTCATGCAGAGGCTGGTGCTGATATAGTTGCACCAAGTGGTATGATGGATGGCATGATTATAGCTATGCGTCAGGCTTTAGATAAGGCTAATTTTGAAACTGTAAGCATTATGTCATATTCAGTGAAATATGCTTCAGCTTACTATGGGCCATTTAGAAGTGCTTGTGACTCATCTTTAAAAGGTGATCGTAAAACTTATCAGATGGACTATCGTAATAAGAAGGAAGCTATTCGAGAAGCTATTGCTGATATAGAGCAAGGTGCAGATTTTATCATGGTTAAGCCTGCATTAAGTTATCTTGATATTATAAATGAATTAAACCATATAGTTGACTTACCAATTGCAGCGTACCATGTAAGTGGCGAGTATGCGATGATAAAAGCCGCAGCTCAAGCTGGATTAGTTGATGAAAAAGCTATTACAATTGAAACATTAGTATCTATGAAACGTGCTGGAGCTAAGATTATACTTACATATACTGCCCTAGATGTAGCTGATTGGATCAAGTGCTGA
- the yhbY gene encoding ribosome assembly RNA-binding protein YhbY — MEVKQQQKLKAQAHSLKPVVLMGEKGLTENVMLEIDLALASHELIKVKAGRLPKEEKQQIATEIVKATKSELVQIIGNILVLYRKNPNKNRK, encoded by the coding sequence ATGGAAGTAAAACAACAACAAAAATTAAAGGCTCAAGCTCACAGCTTAAAACCTGTAGTTTTAATGGGTGAGAAAGGTCTTACTGAAAATGTAATGCTAGAGATTGATTTAGCTTTAGCATCGCATGAGCTTATAAAAGTGAAAGCAGGACGTTTACCAAAAGAAGAAAAGCAACAAATTGCAACTGAGATTGTTAAAGCAACTAAATCAGAGTTAGTGCAAATAATAGGTAATATTTTAGTCCTATATAGAAAGAATCCTAATAAAAATAGAAAATAG
- a CDS encoding DNA polymerase III subunit delta' C-terminal domain-containing protein: MFSLNTHQKILDNFLEQKSKQMLHHAFIFRVKDAVLLDSFINSLCQVLLGQKVDDYNESPYVTIANSENNEIRVAEVKKIIKNCELTAHNNLAKIIIIPELGFLNESATNAILKTLEEPAENTFFLMFTRNYNNILATVKSRSLTYDISFDQEDKYNYLKYTFDMSKDAIEKSLLMARDDVNVIAKIKLEQHFWQVRNSLMRVLVNQLNPNVFLKEVNPNFKDTLYWLTSLIVDVYYHKLNDEDQNIANYDKIAVVKYLAAKFSEDEIYKLYQKTLEANDYFLNFKNVDKELVLENLILKIIK, translated from the coding sequence GTGTTTTCTTTAAATACACATCAAAAAATCTTAGATAATTTTCTTGAGCAAAAGTCTAAGCAGATGCTACATCATGCTTTTATTTTTAGAGTTAAAGATGCTGTACTTTTAGATAGTTTTATAAACTCTTTATGCCAAGTATTATTAGGACAAAAAGTTGATGACTATAATGAGTCACCATATGTAACAATAGCTAATTCAGAAAATAATGAGATCAGAGTCGCAGAAGTTAAGAAAATAATAAAAAATTGTGAGCTAACAGCACATAATAACTTGGCTAAAATTATTATAATCCCAGAACTTGGATTTTTAAATGAATCTGCAACTAATGCTATTTTAAAAACACTTGAAGAGCCAGCTGAGAATACATTCTTTTTAATGTTTACACGCAACTATAATAATATTTTAGCGACTGTAAAAAGTAGATCTTTAACTTATGATATAAGCTTTGATCAAGAGGATAAGTATAATTACTTAAAATACACATTTGATATGTCAAAAGATGCTATAGAAAAATCTTTATTGATGGCTAGAGATGATGTTAATGTTATTGCTAAGATTAAGTTAGAGCAACATTTTTGGCAAGTTAGAAATAGTTTGATGAGAGTTTTAGTAAATCAATTAAATCCTAATGTTTTTCTTAAAGAGGTTAACCCTAATTTTAAAGATACGCTTTATTGGTTAACAAGTTTAATTGTTGATGTGTATTATCATAAGCTTAATGATGAAGATCAAAATATTGCTAATTATGATAAAATTGCTGTTGTTAAATATCTGGCTGCTAAATTCTCAGAAGATGAAATATATAAGCTATATCAAAAAACATTAGAAGCTAACGATTATTTTCTTAATTTTAAAAACGTTGATAAAGAATTAGTTTTAGAAAATTTAATATTAAAAATTATAAAGTAG